From one Humulus lupulus chromosome 8, drHumLupu1.1, whole genome shotgun sequence genomic stretch:
- the LOC133795090 gene encoding subtilisin-like protease SBT2.4, which translates to MNGMTSSCTSILKLEVLFILVIFTACIAEERALFMVMMEGKPVAFHGRSSHSHEDNRFDPKSEVSKAHAKRLVDSHDQLLMTTLERGSYSKLYSFKHVLNGFAVHTTPSQASKLKYAEGVKLVEKDRGARLMTTYTPEFLGLPQGVWTEEGGERNAGDGIVIGFVDTGIDPTHPSFAFDPLNPFTSNISSHFSGACESGPRFPATSCNDKLISARFFSAGAQAAATLNTSVDFLSPFDAVGHGSHVASTAGGNAGVPVVVNGFFYGLASGMAPRARISVYKAVYPTVATLTDVVSAIDQAILDGVDILTLSVGPDEPPEDTVTFLSIFDIAMLYARRAGVFVVQAAGNKGPGPSTVVSYSPWAVGVAAASTDRSYPGCLLLGNGQEIGGVGLSGPSFGDGFFLLRLVLAKDAVKANGSFPKTAAYIDECQYPEAFDPIVVKGSIVICTFSEGFFNGTSTVTAVTHTAKALGFSGFLLVANPTYGDFVAEPIPFDVSGILIPKVADVQVILHYYEERTNRDEKGCVRRFRAKASIREGRVASFNGQEPTVSRFSSRGPDIIDADRNPTDVLKPDILAPGHQVWAAWSPMSVLEPALEGFRFALLSGTSMATPHVAGIAALIKQLNPSWTPSMIASAIATTATKYDQNNGRIIMAEGYGISSLYPSTAFELGSGLVSPKRAIDPGLVFSSGYEDYIAFLCSLPGMDPATIKNVIGESCNYSLTHPDNLNLPSITISALTGSRSVRRTVKNVQRMPETYLCAVLPPNGTTVNVHPPWFTIASQGSQQLDVEFSVTKIMDDFSFGEIVLTGSLNHIIRIPLSVHPIKV; encoded by the exons ATGAATGGAATGACCAGTTCATGTACTTCAATTCTAAAGCTTGAAGTGCTTTTCATTTTGGTGATATTCACTGCATGTATAGCAGAAGAACGAGCTTTGTTCATGGTTATGATGGAAGGAAAGCCCGTTGCATTCCATGGACGTAGTTCTCATTCTCATGAAGACAATCGTTTTGACCCAAAAAG TGAGGTTTCCAAGGCCCATGCAAAGCGATTGGTGGATTCTCACGACCAACTTTTAATGACGACTTTAGAGAGAGGAAGCTACAGCAAGCTTTACAGCTTCAAGCACGTACTTAATGGCTTTGCCGTCCATACCACCCCTTCTCAG GCCTCAAAACTCAAATATGCTGAAGGAGTGAAACTAGTAGAGAAAGATAGAGGAGCCAGATTGATGACAACATACACCCCTGAATTCCTAGGACTACCTCAAGGAGTTTGGACAGAGGAAGGAGGAGAAAGAAACGCTGGTGATGGAATTGTGATTGGTTTTGTGGACACAGGCATTGACCCAACACACCCGAGCTTTGCTTTTGACCCCCTTAACCCTTTTACCTCCAATATTTCTTCTCATTTCTCTGGTGCTTGTGAGTCTGGTCCCCGGTTTCCCGCCACTTCTTGCAATGATAAACTAATCTCAGCCAGATTCTTCTCTGCTGGGGCTCAAGCGGCTGCTACTCTCAATACTTCTGTGGATTTTCTTTCACCCTTCGATGCAGTTGGACACGGCAG TCATGTGGCATCAACAGCGGGTGGAAATGCTGGAGTTCCGGTGGTTGTAAATGGCTTCTTTTATGGACTAGCCAGTGGGATGGCACCTCGTGCCCG aatctCTGTGTACAAAGCTGTCTATCCAACTGTAGCAACTTTAACGGACGTGGTTTCAGCCATTGATCAA GCAATACTAGATGGAGTGGACATCCTAACACTATCGGTTGGACCAGATGAACCACCTGAAGATACAGTCACATTTCTTAGCATATTTGATATTGCCATGCTTTATGCCCGACGAGCTGGAGTTTTTGTGGTCCAAGCAGCAGGCAACAAAGGCCCAGGTCCTTCCACCGTAGTGTCGTACAGCCCGTGGGCCGTAGGAGTAGCCGCCGCAAGTACAGATAGAAGCTACCCTGGTTGTCTTCTTCTTGGAAATGGCCAAGAAATTGGAGGCGTCGGATTATCAG GACCATCTTTTGGAGATGGGTTTTTCTTACTTAGGCTGGTATTAGCAAAGGATGCTGTGAAGGCAAATGGATCCTTTCCCAAAACGGCGGCGTATATTGACGAGTGTCAATATCCGGAAGCTTTTGACCCAATTGTAGTCAAAGGAAGTATTGTGATATGTACCTTCTCGGAGGGGTTCTTCAATGGGACCTCCACTGTTACCGCCGTAACCCACACGGCAAAAGCTTTAGGATTTTCAGGTTTTCTTCTTGTAGCGAATCCTACCTATGGTGATTTCGTTGCCGAGCCTATACCCTTTGACGTTTCTGGCATTTTGATCCCAAAAGTAGCTGATGTTCAG GTTATATTGCACTACTATGAAGAACGTACAAATAGGGACGAGAAAGGATGTGTAAGGAGATTCAGGGCGAAAGCCTCAATAAGGGAAGGAAGAGTTGCTTCTTTCAATGGCCAAGAACCCACTGTTAGCAGATTCTCTTCGAGAGGACCCGATATTATTGATGCGGATAGAAACCCAACTGATGTTTTAAAGCCTGATATTCTAGCCCCTGGCCACCAAGTTTGGGCAGCGTGGAGCCCCATGAGTGTCTTGGAACCAGCACTAGAGG GATTCAGATTTGCTTTATTATCTGGTACAAGCATGGCGACGCCACACGTTGCTGGAATAGCAGCACTTATAAAGCAGCTCAATCCTTCATGGACACCATCCATGATTGCATCCGCCATTGCCACCACAGCCACTAAGTATGATCAAAACAATGGAAGGATTATAATGGCTGAAGGATACGGTATTAGTAGTTTGTATCCCTCCACTGCTTTTGAGTTAGGTTCTGGCCTTGTCTCTCCTAAGCGTGCCATTGATCCTGGCCTGGTATTTTCTTCAG GATATGAAGATTACATTGCTTTCTTGTGTTCATTGCCTGGAATGGATCCAGCTACAATAAAAAATGTCATTGGAGAAAGCTGCAATTACTCGCTCACTCACCCGGACAATCTGAACCTGCCTTCAATAACAATTTCAGCATTAACCGGATCTAGATCAGTTCGTCGAACTGTCAAGAATGTACAGAGAATGCCAGAGACTTACCTCTGCGCAGTGTTGCCTCCCAATGGGACTACAGTAAACGTGCATCCACCGTGGTTCACTATAGCTTCGCAAGGAAGCCAACAGTTGGATGTTGAATTTAGTGTGACCAAAATAATGGATGACTTCAGCTTTGGTGAAATTGTTCTGACCGGGAGTTTAAATCATATTATCAGGATACCATTGTCAGTTCATCCTATTAAAGTATAG
- the LOC133794868 gene encoding O-fucosyltransferase 2 isoform X1, which yields MALSGGDSTLAQQDREEEIISSNNNNGFLDQSEPNTSLSSFINSRLNSSTPRSRQSSPANSPRPGPSRFSVADRSRDSQNDSSFHGFNLFGCLWDQKKQKSRQRAKRKVGRMWYGKKRVKGLVILICVLGVFLLVDWIMLFRLQNHGLHPNARSSRNSASVSPRLLQKGWKKFGKGKSAHKGIYGRMLALAAHALAEGQNKPEPKDLWLEPFIPASSWKPCADQHNWEPNEGKNGYILVTANGGMNQQRVAVCNAVVLARLLNATLVVPKFLYSSVWKDVSQFSDIYQEEHFINYLSPDIRIVEELPKELQSLDLESIGSIVTDEDIRKEAKPSFYLKNVLPILLKNGVVHFLGFGNRLAFDPIPFQLQRLRCRCNFHALQFAPKIQETGALLLQRLRQHEGHPGGPLDHYLVGSYAEAFKRQNQSHPKKASRYLALHLRYEIDMVAHSLCEFGGGEEERKELEAYREIHFPALTLLKKTTKLPSPQELRSEGLCPLTPEESILMLAALGFNRKTRIFVAGSQIYGGRSRLIALTNLYPKLVTKENLLSTTELEPFANFSSQLAALDYIGCAAADAFAMTDSGSQLSSLVSGFRIYYGGGKMATIRPNKRRLASIFTKNSTIEWRIFEQRVRKAVRQTKHVQTRPKGRSVYRYPRCKECMCRTE from the exons ATGGCCTTGTCAGGAGGTGATTCAACACTCGCTCAGCAAGATAGAGAAGAAGAAATTAttagtagtaataataataatgggtTTTTAGATCAGTCGGAACCCAATACCTCTTTGTCCAGTTTCATCAATTCCCGCTTGAACTCCTCCACTCCCAGAAGCCGCCAATCCTCACCGGCTAACTCTCCCAGACCCGGCCCCAGTCGTTTCTCGGTCGCCGATAGATCACGCGATTCTCAGAATGATTCGTCGTTTCATGGGTTCAACCTTTTTGGGTGTCTCTGGGATCAGAAGAAGCAGAAGTCCCGGCAGAGAGCAAAGAGGAAGGTAGGAAGGATGTGGTATGGAAAGAAGCGAGTCAAAGGGCTCGTAATCTTGATTTGCGTATTGGGTGTTTTTTTGTTGGTCGATTGGATCATGCTTTTCCGGCTACAAAACCACGGACTCCATCCCAATGCTCGGTCTTCTAGGAATTCGGCTTCGGTTTCTCCCCGG cTTCTGCAGAAAGGGTGGAAGAAATTTGGTAAAGGAAAAAGTGCACATAAAGGGATTTATGGAAGGATGTTGGCTCTAGCAGCTCATGCCTTGGCAGAG GGACAGAATAAACCTGAGCCAAAAGATTTGTGGCTGGAACCATTTATTCCGGCTTCTTCTTGGAAACCTTGTGCCGACCAACATAACTGGGAACCTAATG AAGGAAAGAATGGATACATTTTGGTCACTGCAAATGGAGGAATGAACCAGCAGAGAGTAGCT GTATGCAATGCTGTTGTTCTTGCAAGGTTACTCAATGCAACTTTGGTTGTTCCTAAATTTTTGTACAGTAGCGTCTGGAAAGATGTAAG TCAATTCAGTGATATCTATCAAGAGGAGCATTTCATTAATTACTTGTCACCTGATATTCGGATAGTGGAAGAACTACCCAAGGAGCTGCAATCACTAGATTTGGAATCTATTGGTAGCATT GTTACAGATGAAGACATCAGAAAAGAGGCAAAGCCAAGTTTTTACTTGAAGAATGTTCTTCCAATTCTACTTAAAAATGGAGTTGTACATTTTCTTGGATTTGGAAATCGGTTGGCATTTGATCCAATACCATTTCAGTTACAG AGACTTCGATGCAGATGTAATTTCCATGCTTTGCAATTTGCTCCCAAGATTCAAGAAACTGGTGCTTTACTTCTCCAAAGGCTGCGACAGCACGAGGGTCACCCTGGAGGACCATTGGATCATTATCTTGTTGGTTCATATGCTGAAGCATTTAAGAGACAAAATCAAAGTCATCCAAAGAAAGCTTCCAGATATCTAGCTTTACACTTGAGATATGAAATTGACATGGTAGCTCATTCTTTATGTGAATTTGGTGGAGGAGAGGAAGAGAGAAAAGAGCTGGAAGCTTACCGTGAAATCCATTTCCCTGCACTGACACTTCTTAAGAAAACCACAAA GTTACCTTCTCCCCAAGAACTCAGGTCAGAAGGTCTGTGTCCTTTAACGCCGGAAGAATCAATACTTATGCTTGCTGCTCTTGGTTTTAATAGAAAGACACGCATATTTGTGGCGGGCTCACAAATATATGGAGGGAGGTCAAGGTTGATCGCTTTGACAAATTTATATCCTAAGTTGGTCACTAAAGAGAATTTGCTTTCAACCACTGAACTTGAACCATTCGCTAACTTCTCATCTCAG TTAGCAGCACTGGACTACATAGGCTGTGCTGCAGCAGATGCATTTGCTATGACAGATTCAGGTAGTCAGTTATCATCTTTGGTATCTGGTTTTCGAATATACTATGGTGGAGGAAAAATGGCAACAATACGGCCAAACAAACGCAGACTTGCAAGCATCTTTACAAAGAACTCAACTATTGAGTGGCGTATATTTGAGCAGAGAGTTAGGAAGGCTGTAAGACAAACTAAACATGTCCAAACTAGGCCTAAAGGGAGAAGTGTTTACAGGTATCCAAGGTGTAAAGAGTGTATGTGCAGGACAGAATAA
- the LOC133794868 gene encoding O-fucosyltransferase 15 isoform X2, producing MLALAAHALAEGQNKPEPKDLWLEPFIPASSWKPCADQHNWEPNEGKNGYILVTANGGMNQQRVAVCNAVVLARLLNATLVVPKFLYSSVWKDVSQFSDIYQEEHFINYLSPDIRIVEELPKELQSLDLESIGSIVTDEDIRKEAKPSFYLKNVLPILLKNGVVHFLGFGNRLAFDPIPFQLQRLRCRCNFHALQFAPKIQETGALLLQRLRQHEGHPGGPLDHYLVGSYAEAFKRQNQSHPKKASRYLALHLRYEIDMVAHSLCEFGGGEEERKELEAYREIHFPALTLLKKTTKLPSPQELRSEGLCPLTPEESILMLAALGFNRKTRIFVAGSQIYGGRSRLIALTNLYPKLVTKENLLSTTELEPFANFSSQLAALDYIGCAAADAFAMTDSGSQLSSLVSGFRIYYGGGKMATIRPNKRRLASIFTKNSTIEWRIFEQRVRKAVRQTKHVQTRPKGRSVYRYPRCKECMCRTE from the exons ATGTTGGCTCTAGCAGCTCATGCCTTGGCAGAG GGACAGAATAAACCTGAGCCAAAAGATTTGTGGCTGGAACCATTTATTCCGGCTTCTTCTTGGAAACCTTGTGCCGACCAACATAACTGGGAACCTAATG AAGGAAAGAATGGATACATTTTGGTCACTGCAAATGGAGGAATGAACCAGCAGAGAGTAGCT GTATGCAATGCTGTTGTTCTTGCAAGGTTACTCAATGCAACTTTGGTTGTTCCTAAATTTTTGTACAGTAGCGTCTGGAAAGATGTAAG TCAATTCAGTGATATCTATCAAGAGGAGCATTTCATTAATTACTTGTCACCTGATATTCGGATAGTGGAAGAACTACCCAAGGAGCTGCAATCACTAGATTTGGAATCTATTGGTAGCATT GTTACAGATGAAGACATCAGAAAAGAGGCAAAGCCAAGTTTTTACTTGAAGAATGTTCTTCCAATTCTACTTAAAAATGGAGTTGTACATTTTCTTGGATTTGGAAATCGGTTGGCATTTGATCCAATACCATTTCAGTTACAG AGACTTCGATGCAGATGTAATTTCCATGCTTTGCAATTTGCTCCCAAGATTCAAGAAACTGGTGCTTTACTTCTCCAAAGGCTGCGACAGCACGAGGGTCACCCTGGAGGACCATTGGATCATTATCTTGTTGGTTCATATGCTGAAGCATTTAAGAGACAAAATCAAAGTCATCCAAAGAAAGCTTCCAGATATCTAGCTTTACACTTGAGATATGAAATTGACATGGTAGCTCATTCTTTATGTGAATTTGGTGGAGGAGAGGAAGAGAGAAAAGAGCTGGAAGCTTACCGTGAAATCCATTTCCCTGCACTGACACTTCTTAAGAAAACCACAAA GTTACCTTCTCCCCAAGAACTCAGGTCAGAAGGTCTGTGTCCTTTAACGCCGGAAGAATCAATACTTATGCTTGCTGCTCTTGGTTTTAATAGAAAGACACGCATATTTGTGGCGGGCTCACAAATATATGGAGGGAGGTCAAGGTTGATCGCTTTGACAAATTTATATCCTAAGTTGGTCACTAAAGAGAATTTGCTTTCAACCACTGAACTTGAACCATTCGCTAACTTCTCATCTCAG TTAGCAGCACTGGACTACATAGGCTGTGCTGCAGCAGATGCATTTGCTATGACAGATTCAGGTAGTCAGTTATCATCTTTGGTATCTGGTTTTCGAATATACTATGGTGGAGGAAAAATGGCAACAATACGGCCAAACAAACGCAGACTTGCAAGCATCTTTACAAAGAACTCAACTATTGAGTGGCGTATATTTGAGCAGAGAGTTAGGAAGGCTGTAAGACAAACTAAACATGTCCAAACTAGGCCTAAAGGGAGAAGTGTTTACAGGTATCCAAGGTGTAAAGAGTGTATGTGCAGGACAGAATAA
- the LOC133794867 gene encoding protein STRUBBELIG-RECEPTOR FAMILY 8 isoform X1 — protein sequence MLLDSVETSLPEELRITTMATDSHFARSLIQLVLVAAIFAALPLVKSTTDSSDVQALQVMYTSLNSPSQLTGWTSGGGDPCGESWKGITCEGSAVVSIDISGLGLAGTMGYMLANLVSLKNFDVSDNNIHDSIPYQLPPNLTSLNLAKNNLSGNLPYSISIMPSLNHLNVSRNSLSQSIGDIFSNGSGLATLDLSFNNFSSDLPNTMGSLSNLSSLYLQNNQLTGSLNILTSLPLTTLNVANNHFTGWIPVELTSIRSFIYDGNSFDNGPAPPPPPFMPPPTGRSHPNRSHSGSSSHKSDADGKAPHSNGGLAVGALVGIILGSVSVALIALLVLVVCLRKNKRKGTGARTSGASLSVRTNSVNTEMQEQRVKPMAAITDLKPPPAEKVMVDRLHAKNGSAKRVKSPITATSYTVASLQTATNSFSQEFLIGEGSLGRVYRADFPNEKIMAVKKIDNAALSLQEEDNFLEAISNMSRLRHPNIVTLAGYCAEHGQRLLVYEYVGNGSLHDMLHFSEDGSKILTWNARVRVALGTARALEYLHEVCLPSVVHRNFKSANILLDEELNPHLSDCGVAALTPNTERQVSTQMVGQFGYSAPEFALSGVYTVKSDVYSFGVVMLELLTGRKPLDSSRVRSEQSLVRWATPQLHDIDALAKMVDPALNGMYAAKSLSRFADIIALCVQPEPEFRPPMSEVVQALVRLVQRASVVKRRSNDEAGFSYKTPDHEAIDMSF from the exons ATGCTCCTTGACTCAGTTGAAACCTCACTCCCTGAAGAGCTTCGCATTACAACAATGGCTACCGACAGCCACTTTGCTCGTTCGCTCATTCAGTTAGTGCTTGTAGCTGCGATCTTTGCTGCTTTGCCTCTTGTTAAAAGCACCACTGATTCTTCCGATg TTCAAGCTCTTCAGGTTATGTACACCTCACTAAACAGCCCTTCTCAGCTCACCGGTTGGACAAGTGGTGGCGGTGATCCGTGCGGAGAGTCATGGAAAGGGATAACTTGTGAGGGTTCAGCTGTAGTTTCCAT AGACATTTCTGGGTTGGGACTCGCTGGTACGATGGGATACATGCTTGCTAATCTTGTGTCTTTGAAAAATTT TGATGTGAGTGACAACAATATTCACGATTCAATCCCATATCAATTACCGCCAAATCTTACGAGCCT GAATCTTGCAAAAAACAATCTTAGTGGGAATCTTCCTTATTCCATTTCAATCATGCCTTCTCTCAATCACTT GAATGTTAGCCGTAACTCACTTTCTCAGTCAATTGGAGACATTTTTTCTAATGGTTCTGGCCTTGCAACCTT GGATCTCTCTTTCAACAATTTTTCAAGTGACCTTCCTAATACAATGGGTTCATTGTCCAATCTTTCTTCGCT CTATTTGCAAAACAATCAGTTGACTGGTTCTCTCAATATTCTAACGAGTTTGCCTTTGACTACACT AAATGTGGCGAACAACCACTTCACTGGATGGATACCTGTAGAACTTACTTCAATCCGTAGTTTTAT aTATGACGGGAATTCATTTGACAATGGTCCTGCTCCTCCACCACCACCATTTATGCCGCCTCCCACAGGAAGATCTCATCCTAACCGCAGTCATTCTGGATCTAGCTCACACAAGTCGGATGCTGATGGTAAAGCACCTCATTCAAATGGAGGGCTGGCAGTTGGGGCTTTAGTTGGGATAATTCTAGGTTCTGTATCCGTTGCCCTCATTGCATTGCTTGTTCTTGTTGTTTGTCTCCGAAAGAATAAACGGAAAGGTACTGGTGCAAGAACATCAGGGGCAAGTCTTTCTGTTCGCACAAATAGTG TAAATACTGAGATGCAAGAGCAAAGGGTTAAACCAATGGCTGCTATAACAGATCTCAAACCCCCTCCAGCAGAAAAGGTGATGGTTGATAGGCTGCACGCGAAAAATGGATCTGCAAAGAGAGTAAAGTCACCTATCACTGCTACTTCATACACGGTTGCTTCTCTTCAGACAGCAACTAATAGCTTTAGTCAAGAATTTCTAATCGGTGAAGGTTCCCTTGGTCGTGTTTACAGAGCTGATTTCCCGAATGAAAAG ATAATGGCCGTCAAGAAAATTGATAATGCAGCTCTGTCATTACAGGAGGAGGATAACTTTTTAGAAGCTATTTCTAATATGTCCCGCTTGAGGCACCCAAACATTGTGACACTGGCTGGATATTGTGCAGAGCATGGACAACGTCTTCTAGTTTATGAGTATGTCGGAAATGGAAGCTTACATGACATGCTCCATTTTTCTGAAGATGGAAGTAAGATTCTCACTTGGAATGCTCGCGTTAGGGTAGCACTTGGCACTGCTCGCGCTCTAGA GTACTTGCACGAAGTTTGCTTGCCTTCTGTTGTACATAGAAACTTCAAGTCGGCAAACATTTTACTAGATGAAGAGCTTAATCCTCACTTATCAGATTGTGGCGTAGCTGCTCTAACACCAAATACAGAACGACAA GTTTCGACACAAATGGTTGGTCAATTTGGATATAGTGCTCCTGAATTTGCGTTGTCAGGAGTCTACACTGTAAAAAGTGATGTATACAGCTTTGGGGTGGTGATGTTGGAATTGTTGACAGGTCGGAAGCCACTAGACAG TTCAAGAGTTAGATCCGAACAGTCACTTGTGAGATGGGCTACTCCCCAACTACATGAtattgatgccttagccaaaatGGTTGATCCAGCCCTTAACGGAATGTATGCTGCAAAGTCTCTCTCACGCTTTGCTGACATCATTGCCCTCTGTGTTCAG CCGGAACCCGAATTTCGGCCTCCCATGTCTGAAGTTGTGCAAGCACTGGTACGATTAGTCCAAAGGGCAAGTGTAGTGAAGAGGCGGTCCAACGACGAAGCTGGTTTTTCGTACAAGACCCCTGATCACGAAGCAATTGACATGTCATTTTAA
- the LOC133794867 gene encoding protein STRUBBELIG-RECEPTOR FAMILY 8 isoform X2, with product MRVIIDISGLGLAGTMGYMLANLVSLKNFDVSDNNIHDSIPYQLPPNLTSLNLAKNNLSGNLPYSISIMPSLNHLNVSRNSLSQSIGDIFSNGSGLATLDLSFNNFSSDLPNTMGSLSNLSSLYLQNNQLTGSLNILTSLPLTTLNVANNHFTGWIPVELTSIRSFIYDGNSFDNGPAPPPPPFMPPPTGRSHPNRSHSGSSSHKSDADGKAPHSNGGLAVGALVGIILGSVSVALIALLVLVVCLRKNKRKGTGARTSGASLSVRTNSVNTEMQEQRVKPMAAITDLKPPPAEKVMVDRLHAKNGSAKRVKSPITATSYTVASLQTATNSFSQEFLIGEGSLGRVYRADFPNEKIMAVKKIDNAALSLQEEDNFLEAISNMSRLRHPNIVTLAGYCAEHGQRLLVYEYVGNGSLHDMLHFSEDGSKILTWNARVRVALGTARALEYLHEVCLPSVVHRNFKSANILLDEELNPHLSDCGVAALTPNTERQVSTQMVGQFGYSAPEFALSGVYTVKSDVYSFGVVMLELLTGRKPLDSSRVRSEQSLVRWATPQLHDIDALAKMVDPALNGMYAAKSLSRFADIIALCVQPEPEFRPPMSEVVQALVRLVQRASVVKRRSNDEAGFSYKTPDHEAIDMSF from the exons ATGAGAGTAATCAT AGACATTTCTGGGTTGGGACTCGCTGGTACGATGGGATACATGCTTGCTAATCTTGTGTCTTTGAAAAATTT TGATGTGAGTGACAACAATATTCACGATTCAATCCCATATCAATTACCGCCAAATCTTACGAGCCT GAATCTTGCAAAAAACAATCTTAGTGGGAATCTTCCTTATTCCATTTCAATCATGCCTTCTCTCAATCACTT GAATGTTAGCCGTAACTCACTTTCTCAGTCAATTGGAGACATTTTTTCTAATGGTTCTGGCCTTGCAACCTT GGATCTCTCTTTCAACAATTTTTCAAGTGACCTTCCTAATACAATGGGTTCATTGTCCAATCTTTCTTCGCT CTATTTGCAAAACAATCAGTTGACTGGTTCTCTCAATATTCTAACGAGTTTGCCTTTGACTACACT AAATGTGGCGAACAACCACTTCACTGGATGGATACCTGTAGAACTTACTTCAATCCGTAGTTTTAT aTATGACGGGAATTCATTTGACAATGGTCCTGCTCCTCCACCACCACCATTTATGCCGCCTCCCACAGGAAGATCTCATCCTAACCGCAGTCATTCTGGATCTAGCTCACACAAGTCGGATGCTGATGGTAAAGCACCTCATTCAAATGGAGGGCTGGCAGTTGGGGCTTTAGTTGGGATAATTCTAGGTTCTGTATCCGTTGCCCTCATTGCATTGCTTGTTCTTGTTGTTTGTCTCCGAAAGAATAAACGGAAAGGTACTGGTGCAAGAACATCAGGGGCAAGTCTTTCTGTTCGCACAAATAGTG TAAATACTGAGATGCAAGAGCAAAGGGTTAAACCAATGGCTGCTATAACAGATCTCAAACCCCCTCCAGCAGAAAAGGTGATGGTTGATAGGCTGCACGCGAAAAATGGATCTGCAAAGAGAGTAAAGTCACCTATCACTGCTACTTCATACACGGTTGCTTCTCTTCAGACAGCAACTAATAGCTTTAGTCAAGAATTTCTAATCGGTGAAGGTTCCCTTGGTCGTGTTTACAGAGCTGATTTCCCGAATGAAAAG ATAATGGCCGTCAAGAAAATTGATAATGCAGCTCTGTCATTACAGGAGGAGGATAACTTTTTAGAAGCTATTTCTAATATGTCCCGCTTGAGGCACCCAAACATTGTGACACTGGCTGGATATTGTGCAGAGCATGGACAACGTCTTCTAGTTTATGAGTATGTCGGAAATGGAAGCTTACATGACATGCTCCATTTTTCTGAAGATGGAAGTAAGATTCTCACTTGGAATGCTCGCGTTAGGGTAGCACTTGGCACTGCTCGCGCTCTAGA GTACTTGCACGAAGTTTGCTTGCCTTCTGTTGTACATAGAAACTTCAAGTCGGCAAACATTTTACTAGATGAAGAGCTTAATCCTCACTTATCAGATTGTGGCGTAGCTGCTCTAACACCAAATACAGAACGACAA GTTTCGACACAAATGGTTGGTCAATTTGGATATAGTGCTCCTGAATTTGCGTTGTCAGGAGTCTACACTGTAAAAAGTGATGTATACAGCTTTGGGGTGGTGATGTTGGAATTGTTGACAGGTCGGAAGCCACTAGACAG TTCAAGAGTTAGATCCGAACAGTCACTTGTGAGATGGGCTACTCCCCAACTACATGAtattgatgccttagccaaaatGGTTGATCCAGCCCTTAACGGAATGTATGCTGCAAAGTCTCTCTCACGCTTTGCTGACATCATTGCCCTCTGTGTTCAG CCGGAACCCGAATTTCGGCCTCCCATGTCTGAAGTTGTGCAAGCACTGGTACGATTAGTCCAAAGGGCAAGTGTAGTGAAGAGGCGGTCCAACGACGAAGCTGGTTTTTCGTACAAGACCCCTGATCACGAAGCAATTGACATGTCATTTTAA